The following proteins are co-located in the Streptomyces sp. DT2A-34 genome:
- a CDS encoding ABC transporter substrate-binding protein, which yields MRLPAHRLLPATALTAASALLTGCFAGAESAADAGADGKRIRVAHMQPPRSGLSPLSDDAFKLSRWSAAETLVKLDKEGDAQPALATEWQQSGRTWTFEIRDGVTFHDGTKLDADAVVRSLTKAASASPKPRILDGVELTVKAEDADTVTVTTGTEDPLVPQRLSSPQLSVLAAKAYKGKTVNPVGAGTGPFELVKVNGTSSATLDRYDAYWGGKAKAPGIDVTFVPDGTARAAALRTGEADIVEAIPVSQAAVLDQDLITEVPMPRTNTLYLNTGKGAFKDASLRAAAREAIDAKSIVEGVYEGRADVAEGLLGPALPWAAELRTPVKHTKAGKPNGTTITIGTFTDRAELPEVAATLQQQLQKAGFKVKLDVREYANIESDALAGKFDAFILSRATVLDSGDPAAYLYSDFASDGSFNISQLADPSVDAALKKASETKTGDARRKAIIAAEAAVLAEDAAVPMLHERVIQGDAAGVVDAAHDPRERELVTIDTYVK from the coding sequence GTGCGCCTGCCCGCTCACCGCCTGCTCCCCGCCACCGCCCTCACCGCGGCCTCCGCACTGCTCACCGGCTGCTTCGCCGGGGCGGAATCCGCAGCGGACGCGGGTGCGGACGGCAAGCGCATCCGTGTCGCGCACATGCAGCCGCCCCGCTCGGGCCTGTCCCCACTGAGCGACGACGCGTTCAAGCTGTCGCGCTGGTCGGCCGCCGAGACCCTGGTGAAGCTCGACAAGGAAGGCGACGCCCAGCCCGCGCTCGCCACCGAGTGGCAGCAGTCCGGGCGTACCTGGACCTTCGAGATACGCGACGGCGTCACCTTCCACGACGGCACGAAGCTCGACGCGGACGCCGTCGTGCGGTCGCTCACCAAGGCCGCCTCCGCCTCCCCCAAGCCCCGCATCCTCGACGGCGTGGAGCTGACCGTGAAGGCCGAGGACGCCGACACGGTCACGGTCACCACCGGCACCGAGGATCCCCTCGTCCCGCAGCGGCTGAGCTCGCCCCAGCTGTCGGTCCTGGCCGCCAAGGCCTACAAGGGCAAGACGGTGAACCCCGTCGGCGCCGGCACCGGCCCCTTCGAACTCGTCAAGGTCAACGGCACCTCCTCCGCCACCCTCGACCGCTACGACGCGTACTGGGGCGGCAAGGCCAAGGCCCCGGGAATCGACGTCACGTTCGTGCCGGACGGGACGGCCCGCGCCGCCGCCCTGCGCACCGGCGAGGCCGACATCGTCGAGGCGATTCCGGTCTCCCAGGCCGCTGTCCTCGACCAGGACCTGATCACCGAGGTCCCGATGCCGCGCACCAACACGCTCTACCTGAACACCGGGAAGGGCGCTTTCAAGGACGCCTCGCTGCGCGCCGCCGCCCGGGAGGCGATCGACGCCAAGTCGATCGTCGAGGGCGTGTACGAGGGGCGGGCGGATGTCGCCGAAGGACTGCTCGGGCCCGCCCTGCCGTGGGCGGCCGAACTGCGCACGCCCGTCAAGCACACCAAGGCCGGCAAGCCGAACGGCACGACGATCACCATCGGCACCTTCACCGACCGGGCGGAACTGCCCGAGGTCGCCGCCACGCTGCAACAGCAGCTCCAGAAGGCCGGATTCAAGGTGAAGCTCGACGTCCGCGAGTACGCCAACATCGAATCCGACGCCCTCGCGGGCAAGTTCGACGCGTTCATCCTCTCCCGCGCCACCGTCCTCGACTCCGGCGACCCGGCCGCCTACCTGTACAGCGACTTCGCCTCCGACGGCTCCTTCAACATCTCCCAGCTCGCCGACCCCTCCGTGGACGCCGCGCTGAAGAAGGCCAGCGAGACGAAGACCGGCGACGCCCGCCGCAAGGCGATCATCGCGGCCGAGGCCGCCGTGCTCGCCGAGGACGCGGCCGTCCCCATGCTCCACGAGCGGGTGATCCAGGGCGACGCCGCCGGTGTCGTGGACGCCGCGCACGACCCGCGCGAGCGTGAGCTCGTCACGATCGACACGTACGTCAAGTGA